Proteins from one Flavobacterium sp. N2038 genomic window:
- a CDS encoding pseudouridine synthase, with amino-acid sequence MNNKEGNNKRGGSRPNSSRSNSSKPKPPMAKRAQGPKKVKPEVKAAQEAAEQKIKKQNQAPKRQKASDEIRLNKYISNSGVCSRRDADIYIQSGNVKVNGTVVTEMGYLVKINDVVNFDGVTLTPEKKEYILLNKPKNFTTAFDEGQEYRNVLELVRGATNAKIGAIGRMDKNTTGLLLFTNDTDMIRKFTLPNQKSSKIYQVSLDKNLKFEDLEKISKGLVLDGHRVFVEEVSYIEKEAKSEVGLKLRSSNVKVVRAIFEHFEYDVLRIDRVAFAGLTKKNLPRGNWRFLTDQEVINLKNA; translated from the coding sequence ATGAACAATAAGGAAGGCAATAATAAAAGAGGCGGATCTAGACCAAACAGCTCAAGATCAAACTCTAGCAAGCCAAAACCTCCTATGGCAAAACGTGCTCAGGGGCCTAAAAAAGTGAAGCCGGAAGTTAAAGCGGCTCAAGAAGCAGCAGAGCAAAAAATTAAGAAGCAAAACCAGGCTCCGAAGAGACAAAAGGCTTCTGACGAAATTCGTCTGAACAAATATATCTCTAATTCAGGGGTTTGCTCTCGTCGTGATGCCGATATATATATTCAGTCCGGTAACGTAAAAGTTAACGGAACTGTTGTTACCGAAATGGGGTATTTGGTAAAAATTAATGATGTCGTAAACTTTGACGGCGTTACTCTGACTCCGGAAAAGAAAGAATATATTTTACTGAACAAACCTAAAAACTTTACGACTGCATTTGATGAAGGTCAGGAGTATCGTAACGTTCTGGAACTTGTTCGTGGAGCTACAAATGCTAAAATTGGAGCTATTGGTAGAATGGATAAAAACACAACCGGATTGTTGTTGTTTACCAACGATACTGATATGATTCGTAAATTTACTTTACCAAATCAGAAATCGTCTAAAATCTATCAGGTTTCACTAGACAAAAACTTAAAGTTTGAGGATTTAGAAAAAATCAGCAAAGGTTTAGTTCTTGACGGACACCGCGTATTTGTTGAGGAAGTTAGTTATATCGAGAAAGAAGCAAAAAGCGAAGTGGGTCTTAAACTTCGTTCATCAAATGTAAAAGTGGTTCGTGCTATTTTTGAACACTTTGAATATGATGTTTTACGTATTGATCGTGTTGCCTTTGCAGGTTTAACAAAGAAAAATTTACCAAGAGGTAACTGGCGTTTTCTGACAGACCAAGAGGTTATCAATTTGAAAAACGCTTAA
- a CDS encoding DUF937 domain-containing protein — MTPNLQIELRRFISSNVVSKLNKFYFENDALLIKGIDVSIGTVLMGLYNKASESDFYKEIINLIADDSTFYQEVDFTSGRILSVDDCYRIEGNAILKEIFTNKKGRISEMISNEVGIKSETAREILNFSALLVISYLKNNMQLLDSLKLLLEEQKREILNSIQPGIKIILGFSCYETVEDKNQSIGRSIFTLFGHNFFSF; from the coding sequence ATGACTCCTAACCTACAAATTGAACTAAGACGTTTCATTTCTTCCAACGTCGTTTCTAAGTTAAACAAGTTTTATTTTGAAAATGATGCCTTATTAATCAAAGGAATAGATGTATCAATAGGAACAGTTTTAATGGGTTTGTATAATAAAGCAAGCGAGTCAGATTTTTACAAAGAGATTATTAACCTAATTGCAGATGATTCCACTTTTTATCAGGAAGTAGATTTTACTTCTGGCAGAATTTTATCAGTTGACGATTGTTACCGCATAGAAGGAAACGCTATCCTAAAAGAAATCTTCACAAATAAAAAAGGAAGAATTTCTGAAATGATTTCAAACGAAGTAGGAATCAAAAGCGAAACCGCCAGAGAAATACTTAACTTTTCAGCACTTTTAGTGATCTCTTATCTTAAAAATAACATGCAGTTATTAGACAGTTTAAAATTACTTCTTGAAGAACAAAAAAGAGAGATCCTGAACAGTATTCAACCCGGAATCAAAATCATCTTAGGATTTTCATGTTACGAAACTGTCGAAGATAAAAACCAATCTATCGGGAGATCGATATTTACACTTTTCGGACACAACTTTTTTAGTTTCTAA
- a CDS encoding DUF456 domain-containing protein, whose product MDSLLLTLSFICMIVGVFGSFLPVLPGLSSCWVGLLLLYLTKAVENNYWVLGITFAITIIITVLDYIIPSKGTKKFGGSSYGVWGTNIGLIVGIFAPIPFGVIIGPFVGAFLGELIYDSKNHERALKAATGSLLGFLASSFINFMFCIIFLGLYLHLVWEYRSILF is encoded by the coding sequence ATGGATTCATTATTGTTGACACTCAGTTTTATCTGTATGATAGTTGGAGTTTTTGGTAGTTTTCTTCCCGTTTTACCCGGATTATCAAGTTGTTGGGTAGGTTTGTTGTTGTTGTATTTAACAAAAGCTGTCGAGAATAATTATTGGGTTTTGGGGATTACGTTTGCCATTACAATCATTATTACAGTTTTAGATTATATAATTCCTTCTAAAGGAACCAAAAAATTTGGAGGTAGTTCTTATGGAGTCTGGGGAACAAACATTGGTTTAATAGTAGGTATTTTTGCACCAATCCCTTTCGGAGTTATTATAGGACCATTTGTTGGTGCTTTCCTGGGAGAACTTATTTACGATTCTAAAAATCATGAGCGTGCACTAAAAGCAGCAACAGGGTCATTATTAGGATTTCTTGCTTCGAGTTTTATCAACTTCATGTTTTGTATTATTTTTCTAGGTCTTTACCTGCATCTGGTGTGGGAATATCGTAGCATACTCTTTTAA
- a CDS encoding glycosyltransferase family 2 protein → MIFGLFAILAVYTICIVLLIYGFFKAKTFYKKGLEPKTSFTIIVPFRNEADNLPNLLKSFSSLNYPSSLFEVILVDDNSNEKFQLSIVNYQVSIIDNIRVSNSPKKDAITTAIQYVKTDWVITTDADCIVPQNWLLTFDNYIQETSVLMLAGAVTYKCKNSFLDHFQQLDLTSLQGATIGSFGVNRGFMCNGANFAYKKSLFESLNGFEGNDKIASGDDVFLLQKAFEKFPQEVHYLKAEEAIVITKPTENWKALFYQRVRWAAKTSSYRSTFGKFLGLIVFLGNLSFVIGFFFLLLGFFSYPIFVLFAFSKFLIDFVLLYSANQFLTQNRIKSLLLSSLFYPFFSSTVALYSLFGSYEWKDRQFRK, encoded by the coding sequence ATGATTTTTGGATTGTTCGCCATATTAGCCGTTTATACAATCTGTATTGTTTTGCTTATTTATGGTTTTTTTAAAGCAAAAACATTTTATAAAAAAGGTTTAGAACCGAAAACAAGTTTTACAATTATAGTTCCGTTTCGAAATGAAGCAGACAATCTTCCAAATCTTTTAAAAAGCTTTTCCAGTTTAAATTACCCATCAAGTTTATTTGAAGTGATTTTAGTTGATGATAATTCTAATGAGAAGTTTCAATTATCAATTGTTAATTATCAAGTATCAATTATTGACAATATTCGCGTTTCAAATTCTCCAAAAAAAGATGCAATTACGACTGCAATACAATATGTAAAAACAGATTGGGTTATTACAACTGATGCTGATTGTATTGTTCCTCAAAACTGGCTTTTGACATTTGATAATTATATACAGGAAACCAGTGTTTTAATGCTTGCGGGTGCTGTGACGTATAAATGTAAAAATTCATTTCTGGATCATTTCCAGCAATTAGATTTGACCAGTTTACAAGGCGCAACAATTGGAAGTTTTGGTGTAAACAGAGGTTTTATGTGTAACGGAGCCAATTTTGCATACAAAAAATCATTGTTTGAAAGCTTAAATGGTTTTGAAGGAAATGACAAAATCGCCAGCGGTGATGACGTGTTTTTGCTGCAAAAAGCATTTGAAAAATTTCCGCAAGAAGTTCATTATTTAAAAGCAGAAGAAGCAATTGTAATTACAAAACCAACAGAAAATTGGAAAGCATTGTTTTATCAGAGAGTTCGTTGGGCAGCAAAAACAAGTTCGTACAGAAGTACTTTCGGTAAGTTTTTAGGATTGATTGTTTTCCTGGGGAATTTGAGTTTTGTAATTGGTTTTTTCTTCCTCCTTTTAGGTTTTTTTTCCTATCCAATTTTTGTTTTGTTTGCTTTTTCTAAATTCCTAATTGATTTTGTTTTGCTTTACAGCGCAAATCAATTTTTGACTCAAAACCGAATAAAAAGCTTGCTTTTAAGTAGTTTATTTTATCCCTTTTTTAGTTCGACAGTAGCTTTGTATAGTTTGTTTGGATCTTATGAATGGAAAGATCGTCAGTTTAGAAAGTAA
- a CDS encoding flippase-like domain-containing protein, whose amino-acid sequence MISIPHKAKQFLVLVAKLLIVGGAFYFIYNQLANNDKLDWQKFIVLFRKKQSVLGIGFILLLSVLNRYFEILKWQNLAQVIHKISGYEATKQVLAALTAGIFTPNGVGEYAGKALYYSKSEAKRVVFLNLICNGIQMILTIIFGIFGLLYFNAQFNVITTKTVLILFGGFLLILVVLFSVKKIKVKGYSIEKLIHKINEIPKSVHQKNIFLGICRYLVFSHQYYFLFLAFDVDLPYLTLMAAITSVYFLASSLPTFQFLDFAVKGSVAIYFFGILGVNEWIVIFISTLMWFLNVVLPVVLGSYFVLNFKTKTTE is encoded by the coding sequence ATGATTTCAATTCCTCACAAAGCTAAGCAATTCCTTGTTCTTGTAGCCAAACTTTTGATTGTTGGCGGTGCATTTTATTTTATTTACAATCAGCTGGCAAACAATGATAAACTGGACTGGCAAAAGTTTATTGTTTTGTTTCGAAAAAAACAATCTGTTTTAGGAATTGGATTTATCTTGCTTTTGAGTGTTTTGAATCGCTATTTTGAGATTTTAAAATGGCAGAATCTGGCACAAGTAATTCATAAAATTTCGGGTTACGAAGCTACAAAACAAGTTTTAGCAGCTCTGACGGCCGGAATTTTCACACCAAATGGAGTAGGAGAGTACGCCGGAAAAGCTTTGTATTACTCAAAATCGGAAGCCAAAAGAGTAGTTTTTCTAAATTTAATCTGTAACGGAATCCAGATGATTCTGACTATTATTTTTGGAATATTTGGGCTGTTATATTTCAACGCTCAATTTAATGTAATTACGACCAAAACAGTTTTGATTTTGTTTGGTGGATTTTTGCTGATTTTAGTCGTTTTGTTTTCAGTCAAAAAAATAAAAGTTAAAGGATACTCAATTGAAAAACTGATTCATAAAATAAATGAAATTCCAAAATCAGTGCATCAAAAAAATATCTTTTTAGGTATTTGTCGCTATTTGGTTTTTTCGCACCAATATTACTTTTTGTTTTTAGCTTTTGATGTTGATTTGCCTTATTTAACCTTAATGGCCGCGATTACATCTGTTTACTTTTTGGCTTCGTCATTGCCCACCTTTCAGTTTTTAGATTTTGCAGTAAAAGGAAGTGTGGCCATTTATTTCTTTGGAATTTTGGGTGTAAACGAATGGATTGTTATTTTTATCAGCACGCTAATGTGGTTTTTAAACGTAGTTCTTCCGGTAGTTTTAGGAAGTTATTTTGTGCTGAATTTTAAAACCAAAACGACAGAATGA
- the ruvC gene encoding crossover junction endodeoxyribonuclease RuvC — protein sequence MTKERIILGIDPGTTIMGFGLIKVTNKKMEFLQLNELQLSKYDNHYQKLKIIFERTIELIETHHPDEIAIEAPFFGKNVQSMLKLGRAQGVAMAAGLSRDIPITEYEPKKIKMAITGNGNASKEQVAKMLQQLLGLKELPKNLDSTDGLAAAVCHHFNSGKVIAGKSYSGWDAFVKQNEDKIRK from the coding sequence TTGACAAAAGAACGCATCATATTAGGTATTGACCCCGGAACCACAATCATGGGTTTTGGATTAATTAAAGTAACCAATAAAAAAATGGAATTTCTGCAATTGAATGAATTACAGCTTTCCAAATACGATAATCATTATCAAAAACTGAAAATAATCTTTGAAAGAACCATCGAATTAATCGAGACGCATCATCCCGACGAAATTGCTATTGAAGCACCTTTCTTTGGTAAAAACGTTCAGTCGATGTTAAAGCTTGGTCGTGCACAAGGCGTTGCAATGGCAGCAGGACTTTCAAGAGATATTCCAATCACGGAATATGAACCTAAAAAGATAAAAATGGCAATTACCGGAAACGGAAATGCCAGCAAAGAACAGGTTGCCAAAATGCTGCAACAGCTTTTGGGCTTAAAAGAATTGCCGAAAAATCTCGATTCAACCGATGGTTTAGCAGCGGCAGTTTGTCACCATTTTAATTCCGGAAAAGTCATTGCCGGAAAAAGTTACTCGGGTTGGGATGCTTTTGTGAAACAGAATGAAGATAAAATTAGAAAATGA
- the hemW gene encoding radical SAM family heme chaperone HemW — MSGIYIHIPFCKQACHYCDFHFSTSMKKKDDMVLALAKEINMRKNEFAAETIETIYFGGGTPSVLSNDEINFLISEVYKNYTVADNPEITLEANPDDLSAERILELSKSPINRLSIGIQSFYEEDLKMMNRAHNSAEAKKCLEEATKYFDNISLDLIYGIPGMTDEMWRQNIQTALDFGIPHISSYALTVEPKTALSKLIQTGKIAEPQDEAASNHFMILVEILQKNGFIHYELSNFGKENYFSKNNSAYWLGKKYIGIGPSAHSYDGEKRGWNIANNSLYLKSIQNNELPIETETLTVSDRYNEYIMTGLRTIWGVSLERIKNEFGLEYLNYLQKQSQKFLNDNLLFIENDILKPTPKGKFLTDGIASDLFYVDS; from the coding sequence ATGAGCGGTATCTACATCCATATTCCATTCTGTAAACAAGCATGTCATTATTGCGACTTTCATTTTTCGACTTCAATGAAAAAGAAAGACGACATGGTTTTGGCTTTAGCCAAAGAAATTAACATGCGCAAAAATGAATTTGCAGCTGAAACTATAGAAACCATCTATTTCGGCGGAGGAACTCCTTCGGTATTATCAAATGACGAAATCAATTTTTTAATTTCTGAAGTTTACAAAAATTATACTGTTGCAGATAACCCGGAAATTACACTCGAAGCCAATCCGGATGATTTATCTGCGGAACGAATTCTGGAATTGTCTAAAAGTCCAATAAATAGATTAAGCATCGGAATTCAGTCTTTTTATGAAGAAGATTTGAAGATGATGAACCGTGCTCATAATTCGGCGGAAGCCAAAAAATGTCTGGAAGAAGCTACTAAATATTTTGACAATATCTCACTGGATTTGATTTACGGAATCCCGGGAATGACTGACGAAATGTGGAGACAAAATATACAAACGGCTTTAGATTTTGGTATTCCCCATATCTCAAGTTATGCTTTGACAGTTGAACCAAAGACGGCACTAAGCAAATTAATTCAAACCGGAAAAATTGCAGAACCACAGGACGAAGCGGCTTCCAATCATTTTATGATTTTGGTTGAAATACTTCAGAAAAATGGTTTTATTCATTATGAATTATCCAATTTTGGAAAAGAGAACTATTTCTCCAAAAACAATTCGGCTTATTGGCTAGGTAAAAAATATATCGGAATCGGTCCTTCTGCACATAGTTATGATGGCGAAAAAAGAGGCTGGAATATTGCTAATAATTCCTTGTATCTGAAATCAATTCAAAATAATGAACTTCCAATTGAAACTGAAACCCTAACCGTTTCAGATCGTTATAACGAATACATTATGACAGGTTTACGAACCATTTGGGGTGTTTCTTTAGAAAGAATTAAAAATGAATTTGGACTGGAATATTTAAATTATCTTCAAAAGCAATCTCAAAAATTCTTAAACGACAATTTACTTTTTATTGAAAATGATATCCTGAAACCAACTCCAAAAGGAAAATTTTTAACAGATGGAATCGCTTCAGATTTATTTTATGTAGACTCTTAG
- a CDS encoding GxxExxY protein, with amino-acid sequence MSENDLSRIVFHSALKVHQSLGPGLLENAYEACLFYELKKLNLLVEKQKALPLIYEEVKLDVGYRLDILVENKLILEIKAVDCLNEVHFAQLLTYLKLTNCKLGLLINFNVALLKHGVKRIANNL; translated from the coding sequence ATGTCCGAAAATGATTTATCTCGAATTGTGTTTCACTCGGCCTTGAAGGTTCATCAATCTTTAGGTCCGGGTCTTTTAGAAAATGCTTATGAAGCATGCTTGTTTTATGAGTTGAAGAAACTCAACTTATTAGTTGAAAAACAAAAGGCTTTACCCTTAATTTATGAAGAAGTAAAATTAGATGTTGGTTATCGATTAGATATTTTAGTAGAAAACAAACTAATTTTGGAAATAAAAGCAGTCGATTGTTTAAATGAAGTTCATTTTGCTCAACTATTAACTTATTTAAAACTGACCAATTGCAAACTAGGATTATTAATAAATTTTAATGTCGCATTACTAAAACACGGAGTCAAAAGAATAGCGAACAATCTTTAA
- a CDS encoding D-2-hydroxyacid dehydrogenase family protein has translation MKITLLDDYQNAVEKLESFKILKGLDVTILNHTEKNTSKLAELLKDTEILILIRERTQITADLLSKLPKLKLISQTGKKSNHIDIDACTKHKIAVAEGIGSPIAPSELAWALIMNSVRQIPQAIQGMKEGKWQTNIGSVISGKTLGIWGYGKIGQHIAKYADVFGANVLVWGSLDSRKQAQLDGYKKATSKESFFAKSDIITLHLRLNESTHEIVKEADLNLMKPDAVLVNTARAELIEKGALVKALKNGRPGFAALDVYEEEPVYDVDFELLQMPNVICTPHLGYVEKNSYELYFAKAFENVVNFIHKKPTNIANPETLL, from the coding sequence ATGAAAATTACACTACTGGATGATTATCAAAATGCTGTTGAAAAGCTGGAATCTTTCAAAATATTAAAAGGATTGGATGTTACTATTTTAAATCATACTGAAAAAAATACTTCAAAATTAGCGGAACTATTAAAAGATACCGAAATTCTGATTTTAATTCGGGAAAGGACACAAATAACAGCAGATTTACTTTCAAAATTACCAAAACTGAAACTTATCAGTCAGACCGGAAAAAAATCAAATCACATTGATATTGATGCTTGTACAAAACATAAAATTGCAGTTGCAGAAGGAATTGGTTCACCTATTGCTCCATCAGAACTTGCATGGGCTCTGATCATGAATTCTGTTCGACAAATACCACAGGCGATTCAGGGAATGAAAGAAGGAAAATGGCAAACTAATATTGGTTCTGTCATAAGTGGTAAAACATTAGGAATTTGGGGTTATGGCAAAATAGGACAACATATTGCCAAATATGCCGACGTATTTGGAGCAAATGTATTGGTTTGGGGAAGCCTTGATTCCAGAAAACAAGCACAGCTGGATGGGTATAAAAAAGCGACTTCAAAAGAAAGTTTTTTTGCAAAAAGCGACATCATTACCTTGCATCTCAGACTTAACGAAAGTACTCATGAAATTGTAAAAGAGGCCGATCTGAATTTGATGAAACCAGATGCCGTTTTAGTAAACACAGCCCGAGCCGAATTAATAGAAAAAGGAGCATTAGTAAAAGCTTTAAAAAACGGTCGCCCCGGATTTGCTGCGCTCGATGTATATGAAGAAGAACCGGTTTACGATGTAGATTTTGAATTGCTACAAATGCCAAATGTTATCTGTACACCACATTTAGGCTATGTTGAGAAAAACAGCTACGAACTATATTTTGCAAAAGCTTTTGAGAATGTAGTCAATTTTATTCATAAAAAACCAACCAATATCGCCAATCCCGAAACATTATTATAA